In Priestia megaterium NBRC 15308 = ATCC 14581, the following proteins share a genomic window:
- a CDS encoding MEDS domain-containing protein produces MKTINSISSSKKFDKGHVFYRFEDKQFYINNLMRFIKNGLESKQCILIIENMRALPLIKATIDKKFSHKQKESIRLVNNFDYYLANGDFHTKTILTHFQEDLSILKMKNTMIRTWAHVEWASEKPDILLLEEFESTADNFVEEEGIVSVCAYAADSLSSTLDTTLQQLHQYIMTDDNLFISPLYNG; encoded by the coding sequence ATGAAAACAATTAACTCTATATCTAGTTCTAAAAAATTTGATAAAGGTCATGTCTTTTACCGTTTTGAAGATAAACAATTTTACATAAATAATTTAATGCGTTTTATTAAGAATGGATTAGAGAGTAAACAATGTATATTGATAATTGAGAATATGAGAGCACTTCCCCTAATAAAAGCTACTATTGATAAAAAGTTTAGTCATAAACAAAAAGAATCTATTCGTTTAGTTAATAATTTTGATTATTACTTGGCAAATGGTGATTTTCACACAAAAACTATTCTTACTCATTTTCAAGAAGATTTGTCTATATTGAAAATGAAAAATACGATGATAAGAACATGGGCTCACGTAGAATGGGCTTCAGAGAAACCAGATATTCTTTTACTAGAAGAATTTGAATCAACTGCCGATAATTTTGTTGAGGAGGAGGGTATAGTTTCAGTTTGTGCATATGCTGCTGATTCTTTATCTTCTACTTTGGATACTACTCTGCAGCAATTACATCAATATATTATGACAGATGATAACCTTTTTATTTCTCCCCTTTACAATGGATGA
- a CDS encoding CBS domain-containing protein: MNITEIMTKDVETCDLKSSCGEVANLMKKLDVGAIPICEGNKLVGLVTDRDLVVKGLANNCNANTPIAEIVKPHVINGTKEMSLEQVAEIMARYQIRRLPIMEGDKLIGIVSLGDIATSIEESKKAGTALEGISTSIKTENLK; the protein is encoded by the coding sequence GTGAATATAACAGAAATAATGACCAAAGACGTTGAGACTTGTGATCTTAAAAGCTCTTGTGGCGAGGTAGCTAATCTGATGAAAAAATTAGATGTAGGAGCTATTCCAATTTGCGAAGGCAATAAGCTAGTTGGATTAGTAACAGATCGTGATTTAGTTGTGAAGGGGCTAGCAAATAACTGTAACGCTAATACACCGATAGCTGAAATAGTAAAACCGCACGTAATCAATGGTACTAAAGAAATGTCCCTAGAACAAGTTGCAGAGATAATGGCTCGTTATCAAATACGACGATTACCTATTATGGAAGGTGATAAACTGATTGGCATTGTTTCTCTTGGTGATATAGCAACAAGTATTGAAGAAAGTAAAAAAGCAGGTACAGCTCTTGAAGGTATTTCAACCTCAATTAAAACTGAAAATTTAAAATAG
- a CDS encoding YsnF/AvaK domain-containing protein, which yields MTKNVIGTYENEEAVVTAIQNLKTQGFQEKDLSLVTTNDIDDEGYLEVENKEGIDVKRIETTETGHQDESIMEKIKHVFSPDHHQETHKDKAKVEQRLINLGVPLTEAGPYADDLQKGKVLLLVNANRETKTNSFLEKRGDSSFAKGDSVYDKSLYGEHREHEHGVPKNTEEHIELKEEQLHVDKERVQTGEVQVDKEVLHKEETVSIPVEHDEVYVERRPVSDKRANTQIIEDEESVRIPLEEEKVTVSKEPVVTEEVVVGKRRKEENEKVSETLRKEEVNIKEQGEHVTSNNKRAK from the coding sequence ATGACAAAAAATGTGATAGGTACTTACGAAAATGAGGAGGCTGTGGTCACAGCCATTCAAAACTTAAAGACTCAAGGATTTCAAGAGAAAGATCTTTCTCTCGTAACCACTAATGATATAGATGATGAGGGTTATCTAGAAGTAGAAAACAAAGAGGGGATTGACGTAAAGAGAATTGAAACGACGGAGACAGGTCATCAAGACGAATCGATTATGGAGAAAATTAAACATGTATTTTCACCAGATCACCATCAAGAGACTCATAAAGACAAAGCTAAAGTGGAACAACGTTTAATTAACCTGGGTGTTCCACTCACAGAAGCAGGTCCTTATGCAGATGATTTACAGAAAGGAAAGGTATTATTGTTAGTAAATGCTAATCGAGAGACAAAAACAAATTCTTTCTTAGAAAAGAGAGGGGATTCTTCTTTTGCCAAAGGTGACTCTGTTTATGATAAATCATTATATGGGGAACATCGTGAACATGAACATGGCGTTCCAAAGAATACAGAAGAACATATTGAGTTAAAAGAAGAACAATTACATGTAGATAAGGAAAGAGTCCAAACAGGAGAAGTTCAAGTCGATAAGGAGGTTCTTCATAAAGAAGAAACGGTCAGTATTCCTGTAGAGCATGATGAAGTATATGTGGAGCGTCGTCCTGTATCGGATAAACGAGCCAATACACAGATTATTGAAGATGAAGAATCTGTTCGTATCCCCCTTGAAGAAGAGAAAGTGACCGTATCAAAAGAACCTGTGGTAACAGAAGAAGTAGTGGTGGGCAAACGACGTAAAGAAGAAAATGAAAAAGTATCGGAGACTCTAAGGAAAGAAGAAGTGAATATTAAAGAACAAGGCGAGCATGTAACATCAAATAATAAAAGAGCTAAATGA
- a CDS encoding general stress protein, translating into MEKIRAVKDGYEVKEAIEQFLSLGFRKDNIYLLAHERDRTEELTNVLNTNDISISEPGDNKPMANSLHFYKDELHTKLYSLGLSAAEVQQYEKELNWGRILVIATKADDVSPIE; encoded by the coding sequence ATGGAGAAAATAAGAGCTGTAAAGGATGGTTATGAAGTAAAAGAGGCTATTGAACAATTTTTAAGTCTGGGATTCAGAAAGGACAATATCTACTTATTAGCACATGAAAGAGATCGCACTGAGGAATTGACAAATGTGTTAAATACAAATGATATCAGTATATCAGAACCTGGAGACAACAAACCAATGGCAAATTCACTTCATTTTTATAAAGATGAACTACACACTAAGCTTTACTCCTTAGGATTATCAGCTGCAGAAGTTCAACAATATGAAAAGGAATTGAATTGGGGCCGTATACTAGTGATTGCAACAAAGGCAGATGATGTTTCTCCTATTGAGTAA
- a CDS encoding TrkA C-terminal domain-containing protein, with the protein MEFTFTIIYLVIIATIIEINTILFTITGIKRPVSRFQVISLMTGTGFTTGESELILGHPFRRRLGIFLILFGAFSFAVIISSLSSILSNDVLTPKVLYIEGALLLIFFLLKLPFFQKVLADKFEEESEESFKIDELPVNQILLTNEADCLLEIKIDEESSYIRKSVNECIHEDEDILVLFLMRGELRIRKKLTHCKIQAGDRLLVYGDKQLIEEKFRGEIEKAEKETS; encoded by the coding sequence ATGGAATTTACATTTACAATTATTTATTTAGTTATCATAGCTACCATAATCGAAATTAACACTATTTTATTTACAATAACTGGAATAAAAAGGCCTGTTTCTCGATTTCAAGTAATATCACTAATGACAGGAACTGGTTTTACCACAGGAGAATCCGAATTGATTTTAGGTCATCCTTTTAGAAGAAGATTAGGTATTTTTTTAATACTATTTGGTGCTTTTTCGTTTGCCGTTATTATCTCTTCTTTAAGTAGTATATTATCAAATGATGTGCTAACCCCAAAAGTATTATATATAGAAGGAGCACTGCTTCTCATATTTTTTCTTCTAAAACTTCCATTCTTTCAAAAAGTTTTAGCAGATAAATTTGAGGAAGAATCAGAGGAATCATTTAAAATAGACGAATTACCAGTAAATCAAATTTTATTAACTAATGAAGCAGATTGCCTTTTAGAAATAAAAATTGATGAGGAGTCATCCTATATTAGAAAGTCAGTGAATGAATGCATACATGAAGATGAAGACATATTAGTACTTTTCTTAATGCGAGGGGAGTTAAGAATAAGAAAGAAACTTACTCATTGTAAAATTCAAGCAGGGGATCGTTTATTGGTGTATGGGGATAAACAGTTAATTGAAGAGAAGTTTAGGGGAGAAATAGAGAAAGCTGAAAAGGAAACGTCCTAA